A single genomic interval of Nitrosomonadales bacterium harbors:
- a CDS encoding inositol monophosphatase family protein: MSATLKAVVAAVKLVASEEIMPRYRKVAHQRKSDGSLCTEADTAAQQALTRRLQSIFDLPVLGEEMSADEQQAAWSSGSEGMWCIDPIDGTSNFVHGLPYFAVSVALLREGKSVLGVVYDPVADEVFAAEQGKGAFLNGEKLLGRETVESLGQALANVDLKRLGTKLVAQLATCPPYASQRNFGASALDWCYTAAGRYDVYLHGGQKLWDYAAGTLILWEAGGHVCCIENDDFVLGDIWHRSVIAARNEELFDAWKHWIRAQL, from the coding sequence ATGAGCGCCACGCTCAAGGCGGTGGTCGCTGCCGTGAAGCTGGTTGCTTCGGAAGAGATCATGCCGCGCTACCGCAAGGTGGCGCACCAGCGCAAAAGCGACGGCAGTCTCTGCACCGAGGCGGATACTGCAGCGCAACAGGCGCTGACCCGGAGGCTGCAGAGCATTTTTGACTTGCCGGTGCTGGGCGAAGAGATGTCTGCCGACGAACAGCAGGCGGCATGGTCATCAGGCAGCGAAGGGATGTGGTGCATCGATCCGATCGACGGCACGTCCAATTTCGTGCACGGCCTGCCGTATTTTGCGGTTTCCGTCGCGTTGTTGCGCGAAGGCAAGAGCGTGCTGGGCGTGGTGTACGATCCGGTAGCCGATGAGGTATTTGCCGCCGAACAGGGCAAGGGGGCGTTCCTGAACGGTGAAAAACTGCTCGGGCGCGAAACGGTCGAGTCGCTGGGGCAGGCGCTGGCAAACGTCGATCTGAAACGGTTGGGTACTAAGCTGGTCGCGCAACTGGCGACCTGTCCACCCTATGCCTCGCAGCGCAATTTTGGCGCCAGTGCGCTGGACTGGTGTTATACCGCCGCCGGACGTTATGACGTATATTTGCACGGCGGTCAGAAACTCTGGGATTATGCCGCCGGCACATTGATCCTGTGGGAAGCGGGCGGACATGTTTGCTGCATCGAAAACGATGATTTTGTGCTGGGCGATATCTGGCATCGCTCGGTGATCGCGGCGCGCAATGAAGAATTGTTCGACGCGTGGAAGCACTGGATACGCGCGCAACTGTAG
- a CDS encoding thioredoxin family protein codes for MVSLQPPLCDFGWKARDFDLPGVDGKRYSLASARGSNGLLVMFICNHCPYVKSIRDRLVRDTLELQQHGINSIAIMSNDPSEYAEDSFDNMKLVAQQYGYPFPYVWDETQQVAKEYGAVCTPDFFGFNAKLELQYRGRLDASRKEAVPDAPRDLFNAMLQVAQTGQGPREQIASMGCSIKWKDET; via the coding sequence ATGGTGAGTCTGCAACCACCCCTTTGCGATTTTGGCTGGAAGGCCCGCGATTTCGATCTGCCGGGCGTGGACGGCAAGCGGTACAGCCTGGCCAGCGCACGCGGCAGCAACGGCCTGCTGGTGATGTTCATCTGCAATCACTGCCCCTACGTGAAATCGATCCGCGACCGGCTGGTGCGCGATACGCTCGAGCTGCAGCAACACGGCATCAACAGCATCGCCATCATGTCCAACGATCCCTCGGAATACGCGGAGGATTCGTTCGATAACATGAAGCTGGTCGCGCAACAGTACGGTTACCCCTTTCCTTACGTGTGGGACGAGACGCAGCAGGTCGCCAAGGAGTACGGCGCGGTATGCACGCCGGATTTCTTCGGCTTCAATGCGAAACTGGAGCTGCAATATCGCGGGCGGCTGGATGCGTCGCGCAAGGAGGCCGTGCCTGATGCGCCGCGCGACCTGTTCAATGCCATGCTGCAAGTGGCGCAGACCGGCCAGGGGCCGCGCGAGCAGATCGCCAGTATGGGCTGTTCGATCAAGTGGAAAGACGAGACGTGA